The Palaeococcus ferrophilus DSM 13482 genomic interval TACCCTCCTGAAAAAGGTTGTTTTCGCGATTTAACGTTTAGAACGATTTTCCCAGGCTTCATTAGGGTTCAGGTTTTTGGGATCGTAAATATATCCTCCCAAAAGTCCGAGAAATCGAAATTTTGGTGAAGACGGTTGCCTGAAAGCGTACATCCTTTCAAAAATCGTTGCCCCGAAAAGCCTTATAACGGGCTTCAACCCGAGTTGGTAAAAGGAGGTAGTGAAGATGGAGGAGAAGTTCAGGAACCGGAGTGCCAGGATTGCTGTAATCGGCCTTGGGTACATAGGGCTTCCCACGGCGATAATGTTTGCGAGTTCCGGCTTTGAGGTCACGGGATACGAGATAAGGAAGGAGGTCGTTGAGAAGCTCAAAAACGGCAACTCCCACATCGTGGAGCCAGGAATTGATGAACTCCTGCAGCGCGCCCTCGAGAGCGGGAAACTTAAGCCAACATCTGAACCAAGGGATATAGAGGGGAGGGACGTTTACATAATCTGCGTGCAGACCCCGCTGAAGGAGGATAAGACTCCCAACCTTGGCTACCTTGAGAGCGCCGTTAGAACCGTCGCAAAGGCAATGAAAAAGGGCTCTCTCGTGATAATCGAGAGCACCGTTCCACCGCTCACCACGGTTAAGATGGCAAAGCTCATAGAGGAGATAAGTGGTTTGAGGGCGGGCGAGGACTTCTATATGGTTCACGCGCCCGAGAGGGTGATGCCGGGGAGGATCTTCAAGGAACTCGTCTACAACTCGCGCATATTCGGGGGGATAAACGAGAGGAGTGCAGAGCTTGCTGAGATGCTCTACCGCTCCTTTGTTAAGGGCCAAACCTTCAAGACGAACTCAACCGTCAGCGAGGTCGTGAAGCTCATGGAGAACACCTTCCGCGATGTCAACATCGCTTTAGCGAACGAGTTCGCCTACCTGGCCCACCAGTACGGTATAGACGTCTTCGAGGCGATTGAGCTGGCCAACACCCATCCAAGGGTGAAAATCCATACCCCGGGCATTGGGGTGGGCGGCCACTGCCTCCCCAAGGACCCGCACCTCCTCGTCTGGCCGGCAAAGGATGATTTCGGCATCATAAAGCTCGCAAGGGAGATAAACGACAGCATGCCCCTCTTCACCAAGGATTTACTCTTCGATGGCCTTAAAACCCTGGGTATTCCTCCGGAAGAGGCTGTCGTGGCCGTTTTGGGCCTGGCCTACAAGGGGGACAGCGACGACACGAGAAATTCCCCAGCTCTGGCCTTCGTGGAGGCCATAGAGGACGACGTGGGGGAGGTTAGAACCTACGACCCCTTCGTTGGTGGGAGCGCGGAGAGCGTTGAGGACGCTCTGAAGGGAGCGGATGCCGCTGTCATCGCCACAGACCATTCCGAGTTCAAATCGCTCGACTGGGAGGAACTGGGAAGGCTCATGAGGAACCGCATCCTCATCGATGGAAGGCACGTGGTGGAGGTTCCGCCAAGAGACTTCGTCTTCAAGGGTGTAGGGAGGGGTGAGTATTGAGGCCGGCCTTCGTCTTTGGAACGAGACCTGAGATAATCAAGCTGGCTCCTGTGGTAAGGACATTCCTTGAGAGGGGTGTTGAGCCCCTTTTGATTCACACGGGACAGCACTACGACTACGAGATGAGCAGAATTTTCCTTGAGGAGCTTGAACTTCCGCCGATAGACCACCACCTTGAGGTGGGTTCGGGAACGCAGGCGGAGCAGACGGGTAAGGCGATGATCAAAATCGAGAGAGTTTTAATGGAGGAGAAGCCGGATGTAACGCTTGTGCAGGGTGATACGAACACGGTTCTTGCCGGAGCTCTCGCGAGCGTCAAGCTGAAGATTCCGGTTGCCCACGTCGAGGCCGGCCTAAGGAGCTTCGATAGAACCATGCCCGAGGAGATAAACAGAATTTTAGCTGATCACGCGAGCGAAGTCCTTTTTGCCCCCACGGAGGAGGCCAGGAGGAACCTCGAGCGCGAGGGCATAACCGAGAACGTCTACGTTACCGGGAACTCGGTTGTTGATGCCGTTCTCCAGAATGCGGAAGTTGCGGAGAAGAAGAGCAACGTTCTGGAGAGGCTCAACCTCAAACCGAAGAACTACATCCTGATTACAGCGCACCGCGCCGAGAACACAGACAGCAGGGAGAACCTTACCAGACTCGTCGAAATCCTCGAAAGTCTGCCCATGCACGCGGTTTATCCGATGCACCCCCGCACGAAGAATCGG includes:
- a CDS encoding UDP-N-acetyl-D-mannosamine dehydrogenase, with the protein product MEEKFRNRSARIAVIGLGYIGLPTAIMFASSGFEVTGYEIRKEVVEKLKNGNSHIVEPGIDELLQRALESGKLKPTSEPRDIEGRDVYIICVQTPLKEDKTPNLGYLESAVRTVAKAMKKGSLVIIESTVPPLTTVKMAKLIEEISGLRAGEDFYMVHAPERVMPGRIFKELVYNSRIFGGINERSAELAEMLYRSFVKGQTFKTNSTVSEVVKLMENTFRDVNIALANEFAYLAHQYGIDVFEAIELANTHPRVKIHTPGIGVGGHCLPKDPHLLVWPAKDDFGIIKLAREINDSMPLFTKDLLFDGLKTLGIPPEEAVVAVLGLAYKGDSDDTRNSPALAFVEAIEDDVGEVRTYDPFVGGSAESVEDALKGADAAVIATDHSEFKSLDWEELGRLMRNRILIDGRHVVEVPPRDFVFKGVGRGEY
- the wecB gene encoding non-hydrolyzing UDP-N-acetylglucosamine 2-epimerase, with the translated sequence MRPAFVFGTRPEIIKLAPVVRTFLERGVEPLLIHTGQHYDYEMSRIFLEELELPPIDHHLEVGSGTQAEQTGKAMIKIERVLMEEKPDVTLVQGDTNTVLAGALASVKLKIPVAHVEAGLRSFDRTMPEEINRILADHASEVLFAPTEEARRNLEREGITENVYVTGNSVVDAVLQNAEVAEKKSNVLERLNLKPKNYILITAHRAENTDSRENLTRLVEILESLPMHAVYPMHPRTKNRLMEFGLWERVEAIENLTVTKPLGYLDFLRLEKNAFVVMTDSGGVQEEAIILNVPCLTLRYNTERPETVKAGGNVLVGLERERALSYLHRLMEDGDFYRGMALARNPFGDGKAGERMAEILLELHEKGELKVRSSRFI